A single Camarhynchus parvulus chromosome 5, STF_HiC, whole genome shotgun sequence DNA region contains:
- the TMEM258 gene encoding LOW QUALITY PROTEIN: transmembrane protein 258 (The sequence of the model RefSeq protein was modified relative to this genomic sequence to represent the inferred CDS: substituted 1 base at 1 genomic stop codon) produces the protein MGKRLALAAPRSRPHFHFRRRTGADVRRRERSXRVAAGTGDMELEAMSRYTSPVNPAVFPHLTVVLLAIGMFFTAWFFVYEVTSTKYTRDIYKELLISLVASLFMGFGVLFLLLWVGIYV, from the exons ATGGGGAAGAGGCTCGCGCTCGCCGCGCCTCGTTCCCGCCCTCACTTCCACTTCCGGCGGCGGACGGGGGCGGACGtgcggcggcgggagcggagcTGACGTGTCGCAGCAGGGACCGGCGACATG GAGCTGGAGGCGATGAGCAGATACACGAGCCCGGTGAACCCGGCCGTGTTCCCGCACCTCACCGTGGTGCTGCTGGCCATCGGCATGTTCTTCACCGCCTGGTTCTTCGT CTACGAGGTGACATCCACCAAGTACACCCGGGACATCTACAAGGAGCTGCTGATCTCGCTGGTGGCATCGCTCTTCATGGGCTTCGGggtcctgttcctgctgctctgggttggGATCTACGTCTGA
- the LOC115904624 gene encoding cobalamin binding intrinsic factor-like, giving the protein MLGVALGIGVLLALVGCTAATECVAPQDKVSQLLQRMEESVNFAEPANPSVLLAMNLAGGDSDGPIHKWLLEEIKEEAVKRAQKDMTSGQVALHVLALLSSCQDPQRVHALEQTLDLISVLQQKTDEEMAKLEAEGIPKTTLYSVGLDTLALCLAEAGGAQGPSVALAKQVLSPERPISVDTQAMVALALACVYDYVELQDVQDLLWEALQTVSNSFLNEQEERNGMIGNIYSMGLALQALEATRKFYAPREWDCAQAFSRVYGHDYQQPMAIAQVLPALVGRSYLDVAGLDCAATKNMSPGRQLPLPPVLGTHSIPRALIQVHYCITNTLQGKHFHDCTSVELPSGSTLLQVMEEAAKKDPQTFSFQTEQTSWGPYVTSIHGLAGSTEDRTYWHFLSAGNALDEGVGTYKPQDGEHIEAVFSTY; this is encoded by the exons ATGCTTGGTGTGGCTTTGGGCATCGGggtcctgctggccctggtggGCTGCACAGCCGCCACAGAGTGTG TGGCCCCACAGGATAAGgtctcccagctgctccagcgcATGGAGGAATCTGTAAATTTTGCGGAGCCGGCAAATCCCAGTGTCCTGTTGGCCATGAACCTGGCTGGGGGGGACAGCGACGGTCCCATCCACAAGTGGCTGCTTGAGGAGATCAAGGAAGAGGCAGTGAAGAGAGCCCAGAAAG ACATGACCTCGGGACAGGTGGCTCTGCACGTCCTtgccctcctctcctcctgccaggaTCCCCAGCGTGTCCATGCCCTGGAGCAGACCCTCGACCTGATCAGTGTCCTGCAGCAGAAAACAGATGAGGAGATGGCCAAACTGG AGGCTGAGGGGattcccaaaaccaccctgtaCAGCGTGGGCCTGGACACCCTGGCCCTGTGCCTGGCTGAGGCGGGCGGTGCTCAAGGGCCATCAGTGGCCCTGGCCAAGCAGGTGCTGAGCCCCGAGAGACCCATCTCCGTGG ACACTCAGGCCATGGTGGCACTGGCGCTGGCCTGCGTCTATGACTACGTGGAGCTTCAAGACGTGCAGGATCTGCTCTGGGAGGCACTTCAGACAGTGAGCAACAGCTTCCTGaatgagcaggaggagaggaatgGCATGATTGGGAATATCTACAGCatggggctggccctgcag GCACTGGAGGCCACAAGGAAGTTTTACGCCCCACGGGAGTGGGACTGTGCCCAGGCCTTCTCCAGGGTGTATGGCCACGACTACCAGCAGCCCATGGCCAttgcccaggtgctgccagccctggtgggcaGGTCCTACCTGGATGTGGCTGGCCTGGACTGTGCTGCCACCAAGAATATGTCCCCAGGCCgacagctgcccctgcccccagtgctggggacacacagcattcccagag ccctcatCCAGGTGCATTACTGCATCACCAACACGCTCCAGGGAAAACACTTCCACGACTGCACCTCAGTGGAACTCCCAAGTGGCTCCACTCTGCTCCAGGTGATGGAGGAGGCAGCAAAGAAGGACCCCCAGACCTTTAG CTTCCAGACGGAGCAGACATCCTGGGGTCCCTATGTGACCTCCATCCACGGGCTGGCTGGCAGCACGGAGGACAGGACCTACTGGCACTtcctcagtgctgggaatgcCCTCGATGAAG GGGTTGGCACCTACAAACCACAAGATGGGGAGCACATCGAGGCCGTCTTCAGCACCTACTGA
- the LOC115903987 gene encoding cobalamin binding intrinsic factor-like — translation MPSTAYSIAVLLALASATVTQGCGECQFSCSGTADRPVTLQEDEWMMHRAPGDLPSVAEGCQATVTRDHLVQKLLQRMEKSVKFDEPLNPSILLAMNLAGATHGHVHNWLLREIKKDAVERAQKDLTSGQVALYVLALLSSCQDPRHVHARGKTINLIPILKQKMNKEISKNVTTWYTESLDILALCLVKEYDNQDAVKAVAEELLKHKSSPDVDTRAMAVLALVCAYNHTDKQHLIHDALKAVTNDFLDEQERHNGMIGDIYSMGLALQALETSSEFYAPRKWDRAQAFSVVYNHEYQQPMAIAQVLPPLVGKSYLNAGRWGCAATNGMSPCQQLPLSPILGTTAIPTWSGPPVASITVQFSITNTLKNYFHYSTSVCVPDNSTLLQVMKVARNEKPDIFRFKTKKTSWGPFVTSIHGLAGNDTKRTYWQFFSCWSPLQEGVGTYKPKNWEHIQAIFSTY, via the exons ATGCCCAGCACGGCTTACAGCATCGCagtcctgctggccctggcaaGTGCCACGGTCACGCAGGGCTGCGGTGAGTGTCAGTTCTCCTGCAGTGGCACCGCAGACAGACcggtgacactgcaggaggacGAGTGGATGATGCACAGGGCTCCTGGTGACCTGCCCTCTGTGGCAGAGGGGTGCCAGGCTACAGTCACCCGTGACCACCTGgtccagaagctgctgcagcgCATGGAGAAATCCGTCAAGTTTGACGAGCCGCTGAaccccagcatcctgctggcTATGAACCTGGCTGGAGCCACCCACGGCCATGTCCACAACTGGCTGCTCCGGGAGATAAAGAAGGATGCAGTGGAGAGAGCCCAGAAag ACCTGACCTCGGGACAAGTGGCTCTGTATGTCCTtgccctcctctcctcctgccaggaCCCCCGACATGTCCATGCCAGGGGGAAGACTATCAACCTGATCCCCATcctgaagcagaaaatgaataAGGAGATAAGCAAAAACG TGACCACCTGGTACACAGAGAGCCTGGATATCCTGGCCCTGTGCCTGGTGAAGGAATATGACAACCAAGATGCAGTCAAGGCTGTGGCCGAGGAGTTGCTGAAACATAAGAGCTCCCCCGATGTGG ACACGCGGGCCATGGCGGTACTGGCGCTGGTGTGCGCCTACAACCACACAGACAAGCAGCACCTGATCCATGATGCACTAAAGGCGGTGACCAACGATTTTCTGGATGAGCAAGAAAGGCACAATGGCATGATCGGGGATATCTACAGCATGGGCCTGGCCCTGCAG GCTCTGGAGACCTCGAGTGAGTTTTATGCCCCTCGGAAGTGGGACCGTGCCCAGGCCTTCAGCGTGGTCTACAACCACGAGTACCAACAGCCCATGGCCATAGCCCAGGTGCTGCCTCCCCTCGTGGGCAAGTCGTACCTGAACGCAGGTaggtggggctgtgctgccaccaACGGAATGTCCCCATGCCAACAGCTGCCCCTGTCTCCAATACTGGGGACAACTGCAATTCCAACCTGGAGCGGACCTCCTGTGG CTTCCATCACGGTGCAGTTCTCCATCACCAACACGCTGAAGAATTACTTCCACTACTCCACCTCGGTGTGTGTCCCAGATAACTCCACGCTGCTCCAGGTGATGAAGGTGGCAAGGAATGAGAAACCTGACATCTTTCG CTTCAAGACAAAGAAGACATCTTGGGGTCCCTTTGTGACCTCCATCCATGGGCTGGCTGGCAATGACACCAAAAGGACCTACTGGCAgttcttcagctgctggagtCCCCTCCAGGAAG GGGTTGGCACCTACAAACCAAAAAACTGGGAGCACATCCAGGCCATCTTCAGCACCTACTGA
- the FEN1 gene encoding flap endonuclease 1, which produces MGIHGLAKLIADVAPGAIRENDIKSYFGRKVAIDASMSIYQFLIAVRQGADVLQNEDGETTSHLMGMFYRTIRMVENGIKPVYVFDGKPPQLKSGELAKRTERRAEAEKHLQEAQEAGEEENIEKYSKRLVKVTPQHTQECKKLLTLMGIPYVEAPGEAEASCAALVKAGKVYAAATEDMDCLTFGSPVLMRHLTASETKKLPIQEFHLNRILQDLQLTWEQFVDLCILLGCDYCESIRGIGPKRAVELIREHKSIERIVQQIDTKKYPLPENWLHREAQKLFLEPDVIDPEAVELKWSEPDEEQLVQFMCGEKQFNEERVRNGVKRLSKSRQGSTQGRLDDFFKVTGSITSAKRKEPEPKGGAKKKAKTNSKPNGTPATKTKKAK; this is translated from the coding sequence atGGGAATCCATGGCTTGGCCAAGCTTATCGCTGACGTGGCTCCCGGGGCCATCCGGGAGAACGACATCAAGTCCTACTTCGGCCGGAAAGTGGCCATCGACGCCTCCATGAGCATCTACCAGTTCCTGATCGCCGTGCGGCAGGGAGCCGATGTGCTCCAGAACGAGGACGGGGAGACCACCAGCCACCTGATGGGAATGTTCTACCGCACCATCCGCATGGTGGAGAACGGCATCAAGCCGGTGTACGTGTTCGACGGGAAGCCCCCGCAGCTGAAATCCGGGGAGCTGGCCAAGCGCACGGAGCGCCgggcagaggcagagaagcACCTGCAGGAAGCGCAGGAGGCCGGGGAGGAGGAGAACATCGAGAAGTACAGCAAGAGGCTGGTCAAGGTGACACCGCAGCACACGCAGGAGTGCAAGAAGCTGCTGACGCTGATGGGAATTCCCTACGTGGAGGCACCCGGCGAGGCAGAGGCCAGCTGTGCCGCCCTGGTGAAGGCCGGGAAGGTGTATGCCGCCGCCACAGAGGACATGGATTGCCTCACCTTCGGCAGCCCCGTGCTGATGCGGCACCTCACGGCCAGCGAGACCAAGAAGCTGCCCATCCAGGAGTTCCACCTGAACCGGATCCTGCAGGATCTGCAGCTGACCTGGGAGCAGTTTGTGGACCTGTGCATCCTGCTGGGCTGCGACTACTGCGAAAGCATCCGCGGCATTGGGCCGAAGCGCGCCGTGGAGCTCATCCGGGAGCACAAATCCATCGAGAGGATCGTGCAGCAGATTGACACCAAGAAGTACCCCCTGCCCGAGAactggctgcacagggaggcCCAGAAGCTCTTCCTGGAGCCCGACGTGATCGATCCCGAGGCCGTGGAGCTGAAGTGGAGCGAGCCGGACGAGGAGCAGCTGGTGCAGTTCATGTGTGGGGAGAAGCAGTTCAACGAGGAGCGCGTCCGCAACGGCGTCAAGAGGCTGAGCAAGAGCCGCCAGGGAAGCACCCAGGGCCGGCTCGACGACTTCTTCAAGGTCACCGGGTCCATCACCTCGGCCAAGCGCAAGGAGCCGGAGCCCAAGGGAGGGGCCAAGAAGAAAGCCAAGACCAACTCCAAGCCCAACGGCACCCCGGCCACAAAGactaaaaaggcaaaataa